The DNA region GTCTCAGAATCGGGAGTTTCTAATTGTCGTTTGAAGGGTTCGTTAGTGTTGCCGGACAAACAGTTCGGGTAGATTGAGTTTATTGCCGGAAGGATGTTGTGGCAACTTTGTCTGTGTTAATGATATCTTGGAATAAATCAAGCCAACTGTAAGCCGCATCACAAGCTTTAAAGTGTCAAGTACCGGAAAATGAGCCGCACTTCTGTATTCGGTATCGTAGTACTTCACCAGCAATTTCATGATTCTTTTTTCGGTCATAAGACTCGTAACTCTTGTTATCATTAGGGGTTTCTTTAATGACACATATTACTTTGGCTTGtgcttttaattttatgttgTGGCTTTGTTACTTGCAGGGTCGGGAAGACATCACTTATGAATCAGTATCCTCGAAATTTTGGCTAATTTTACAATAGGATCTTTCATTTACATTTCTCGCTTGGTTTTCTGTCTGCTGGAGATGTGCTATCCTTTACTCTGCATTTAGGTAtgtgaataaaaaattcagTAATCAGTACAAAGCAACAATCGGGGCAGATTTCCTGACTAAGGAGGTCCAGTTTGAGGACAGGCTCTTCACTTTGCAGGTGAACTCTTGTGACTCGATATTAACTTGTCCTTATTTGGTTTATATTTCCAGTACAAGCCTATAATGTGGAAACTGTCTCATATTGACACTATCTTAATCCCTTCAGATATGGGATACTGCTGGCCAGGAAAGGTTTCAGAGCCTTGGGGTTGCTTTCTACCGAGGAGCTGACTGCTGCGTCCTTGTTTATGATGTGAACGTAATGAAATCGTTTGAAAATCTTAACCACTGGAGGGAGGAATTTCTGATCCAGGTAGGACTAGAGTTGTATGGTCCAACTTCTTAGGTATGGCTCCCTGAATCATTGTAATCATAAATGTTCATTGTCCTCTTTCAGGCCAGCCCTTCGGACCCTGAAAACTTTCCATTTGTCGTGTTGGGGAACAAGGTTGATATTGATGGCGGCAACAGTCGAGTGGTAGGATCATTTTCTCTGATCATAACATTAATGTTATTTTTTGAACTTTAGTATCCTCATGCTAATGCTAGTGCAGTAATGCCCTTTATATGTCTGTCCCTCGCGGGGAGTAGACAATGGAGAAGATATCAAATGAAGCTTGTTGTGCCCTACAAAACTCACTTGTCCCATATgtctattgttatatttcctAGTGGTTTCTCAGAATGATGTGTCTGCTGCCTTATATCATCCTCCCTATATGCAATTATGAtgttctttgggattcttaTGGATCTTATGGGCTACCTCTGTAGGTATCTGAGAAAAAGGCGAAAGCATGGTGTGCCTCCAAGGGAAATATTCCTTACTTTGAAACTTCTGCAAAAGAAGGTTTCAATGTTGAAGCTGCTTTCCAGTGTATAGCCAAGAATGCTCTCAAGAACGAACCGGAAGAAGAAATGTGAGTGCTCTTTAAATGGGTCATCGGATATTGGCGTTTCCTTCTTTTTGGTTTCATCTGATCATTATCTCCTTTCATATCAAACGTACTTGGCCCTTATTCCGTTAATAATATGGCAGTTACCTTCCTGATACCATTGATGTGGCTGGCGGACAGCAGCAAAGATCTTCGGGATGTGAATGCTAAAAGGAACTCTTGTTATTTTTCgtagattcttttttttttttggtcttttATTTAGTCGAGCAAGAGAGGATGATACAGTCGGGCAAGCGGTTATTGCCTGTGTCACACTGCATCACTTTACGCTCCACGGGTTGTTTTGGTGGAGGGAGGTGGAATGTAATATTCGCATATTGCTAGAGGAAAGGGACAAACACTTTCAGTGTTTTTGATGTTTTGATTTCCGCATTCTCTTTTGTACTCGCGCTATCGTGTAATTTTTCTGGAAATCTTATGGAGGAGATTACTGGTTGTGCAGCGTCTGATCTGATCTTTCTATAAGTGTGCTAAGTCAAGTACAGAGGATCGTGCTAGGAGTGTATCTTGAGCATAAAACTGCAGAGCAAGAGTTCATCTCGACATTAAAGCTCAGAGTGGAAGCTCAACCCAAGCTCGATCATATATCATTTTCAGGACTGAGTTTGGACTGGTTTATTTGGCATGGTGTTACATCATGCATGAACTTTCATTCACTCTCTATACCAAGAGCACGAGGGACAGAAAGTTTGTCACTTGGCTGCTTATCAATAcgcaaaacaaaacaaagtcTAAGAATTCTAGAATTCCGACTTTGAGACGGAAAACTTGATCAGTAGAAGAATATTTCTTGGCCTGCAGAAGAGCATTGGTGCTAACAAAAACGTTTGCTGCAAAACCTATACCTCGTGTACAAGAGCTAACTCTAAAAAGATAATGCTTTTCGTTCCTCGATGAAGAATGATGTTACAGTAAAAAATTGTTTCTACCATGCTGTGATTCAGAAGGAAATCTACCGGACCAAAACTTCATAATATTCAGAGCTAGATATTTCCCAGTCGGCCTGAAGCAGGTCCCTTCCTTCGTCGTCGCCGCCTCTGTCTAATTCTCCAGAAGCTCAGAAACAGCAAAATTCCTAGCAAACAAGCAGATCACGACACAGATTTAGCAATTATGCAAAAATTCGGACAGCTTGCttcatattttttaagtaCCAGCAGGGAAACAGTTACCAGCAAGAGTAATAACTGCAGGAGCAAGCCAATGACTCGGAACCAGAGGCGCATCAACCTGCAGCATGAAAATCCTTGCAATAAAAAAGTGGTCGAAAAGAGGCATTCTCGTAGAACTGGAAGTCATGAAAGGGAAAATGCACTGGGCAAAATATTCAGAGGCCGTTCAGAAATGTTTCCTCTACAGTGTTTCTAAAACTTGGCTTCAACACTACTTTCAAGCTTCCGGCAAGTACATATACTGTATTTGGAAAAAACTTACAGATAGTTTCTTAAAATATCACCAGTGGACAGAATTTGGCAAACAGTGCTGACAAGATAGCAAGAATATGGTGGCAACTGGTGGCTGGACATATGTAGTATTTGAGTCGAGGTTAGCTGAAATCATAGAACATGCTTTTTGAAAGTGTAGTGTGTTGTTTGAATTTTTTGAAACACGTTTTTTCGAAACAGTTTTGAGAGAACTTTCCAAACAGTCCGAGTTGTGCTTTACAAACCATTCCAAACGGCTCGCTAATTCCTTACCTCATCCCAGTACAGCCCACTAAGATACCGATTCCCATCAATGTTGCCCTTCTCTCTCAACTTGGAACCATCTGATGTGGAGTTCAAACCTCTTCCCACATCAATGACTGGATATCCTGGAAGCACCTTATTTCTTCCCAAAACCTGTATGTTGTAGCCCTTTGTTCCCCAAACTTCAAATCTAGAATCATTTCCGCAAACCAAATCCTTCTCAACAACATGAGAATAGGTGGAGAAATTCACATCAGTCCTACGGGATGGTAACTGGTTATCTTCTAAGAACAAGGGTTTGTCTTGTTTCACGGAAGGGGAGAAGAGGACAGGATCTTTGATGTTTCCATTGGTGAAGTCCAATATCTTGCTCAGAAGCCAGTAGCAGTTTGTGACCATGTGACTGCTGTCCAGACAGTTGGAGTCTCCGTAAACCGCAATACGACCTTGACCAGCACCGATGAGGCCGAGAATTGGAGAATCGCCCTGCATCACAATACAATGATATCATGTCCCATCGTCCTCTTTTACAAACCAAGTTGTTGCATTATTTAGAAATTTTCTGAGTAACTGATAAATTACTCGGAGGACTTATTGTAGCACTTAGGAAATATCAATGGTATCTATAGAATTTATGCACAAAATTACAAACATGAAGCTCCACAGTATTTTGCAGTTATCTGCACATTGCAATCCCTTAGCTATTTATACTATCAAAATCATGTCAAACAGCAAGATATTTCTTAttggacttttcaattgcaAAAATTAATGGAAATAAATCAGGCTATTTCTATTTTCCACTAAAGCCTGGGAAACAGGAGTCTAGTCTTTCTACATATGATAAGATCTACCATTTATATTAGCATGTCTCCCATAATTTCTGTTTCTTTTGGCATATATTCATGGCCCTGCAAGCATAAGATCTACGACTTTTATACTGTGTATTCATAAAAGAAGTTAAGAATTAACGAACAAGCATACTTTACCATTGAATTTGTCAGCAGAACATTCTGAGTAGCTCCACTCTCAGAAGTATCTTGGAAAGGGAAGCTATGGATGTAGCCACCAGCAGGGAACCTAGCAATGTCAGCTCCAGAAGCATATCTAGTCTGCTCGCCATCCATAGAAAAATCACCATTCAATATCTTATCTCCAAAAGCAATCCCAAATGGAGCCAAAAGGTTGTTCAATGCAGGAATATTAGCGCCTCCTGTAACTGGTGTCCACCAACTGCGAGTGTTATCATCGAAAAACCGCATCTTCACCATGGTATCGACATTATACCAATCTGCAAACACAGCCAACCCCAGTCCAGAATTAATAACATCGATCCTCAACTTctctatctcttcttcaaaGTACTCATCTTCAAGATCCACCAATAGAAGAGTCCCATACTGGCGAGCATCGAAGCAGGTAAGAGGTGAACCGAGAGTTTCTATGTAGTATCCCGAGTCACGCAGCATGTTAAACAACAGGTGGAAATTAGTGTGCAGGTGATCCCCATGCCAGTCAAGAATATCATTTCGAACATCCAAAGAGTCTCTAGGAATGTATCCAGGGGGGTATTTAATGCTGTGAAACTGATCCCAGAGAATTCGTTTTGATCTTGGGGGAGTTGGAACCACTTTAAGTTTTAACTGAAGGACGCAAGTGCTCCTCCGAGGGATCTTCTCTCCTTGACCAGGAGGGCTGGACACTTTCACGGTAACATTCCCTTCAATGACTCCAGAGAACTGAGCTCCTTCCTCCTTAATCTGCATGTGAAGTGCTAGATATCCAGACCAAGGCCATATGACCTTAGAGTACGTGAAATGAATGCTTAAGAGATTCCCATCATCAGTTAAAGGGTGCCAGGTTGGTGAACCTTCTAGACGGCCAACTACTCCCATGCCATTCAAAATTGTGGTGTTAAAGATCACAGGCATTGCACCCGCATAGAGTGGTTGACGACAGAAAGGCCACGAGTATGGGCAGTCCGTATGATCCAGAACACCAGGGAAAATACTTGCTCGAGGCTCGTAGCTTTTCAGAATTTCATACGATTCTAACCTGAGAAAACCCAAAGTAGAGCTAACAGCCAAAAGCATAAACATACCGGTATCATAACTTCATGCACAAAGGATATTACAGAACTTACAAATTGACTCTGCCAGCCCCCTGCTCATACATATTTGGTCCAGAGAGCTTTGCTGCTCCTTCAACCAATGCTTGTTTCATGCTAGCCGGGTTTAGAATTTCCTTGCGTTTGCTTTCGGGGATGATACTGACAAGCAAGCAAACTACACCAGCAACAACAGGGCTTGCAACACTAGTTCCTGACAAGCTTTTACAGCCAGTGCTAATTTTAGAGCCCATGATGTCTCTTCCATATGCAACAACATCTGGCTTCACCCGGCCATATCTGCAAGGCACGAGTCCAGCCAGTCACTATTCGGTAAGCAGTCATTtcggaaaaatatattataaagagaaaaagagataggTTAGGACAGTGACTTCAGAATCTTGACTAGACTCTTCAGCTTAAAACTTGTGAACACGAAAAGATCAGACATTAATACCATCAGATATTTGATCCATGAATATCGAACATCAATTGCTGCAACCCCAAAATCTTAGAATTTCATGGAGCTGTCTGAAGGGTCTTATAATGGGAAAGAAAAAGCCTAATTAACGAGATAAAAATGGTACAAATTTACACTCTTCGCCAAGGCTGATAAAATAAAGGCACGAGTACAATAAAAAGAATGCATTCAAAAGGGCACCGTGGCAGAAAAAAGTTTGTGCGGTGACTTTACGTTATAAGATGTGGAGTCAGATGATAAACTAGGGTTGATTGTATTTCTCCTATACGCATAAGTGAACTTTACCAGATGGTCATATCACAGGAAAACTGTGAGCACAAATCCCAAATGAGTGAGAGCAGGTTTATTTTGGGGCAGAAATATAATAAGTATTTCAAAACCAAGGGAATCACAATGAGTTTACAGGTTTTCATTGATCTTGCTgattagagaaaataaaaaagttggATATTATTTGTCTTAAACTTCTCTGGACTcactacatttactgcatctggAGGGAGAGGAACGCCAGGCTCTACCGGAATCAAGTCTCGCctccaacaattataataCGAAGGATCTTCTCGgatgtgaaagcaaagttGTCTGTTCTCCCTCGATTCTCATGCAAAATTGCACACTCTATCATTGCGAGGCATATGTTTCACCATTTTGATACTGCAACTAGTTGACTTGGGAGTAGCTCTtgggtattttttattttactccgtatagaggaaaatggtattggtttctgatgtaaattcatctgttatcaatgaagtttcatcatttatccaaaaaaaaaaaaaaaaagcatgccCTTGTAAGAGGACCAAGGATCATTTGCAGTGCCAATAATTTACCCATGAGGAATCTCCCAAGTACTCATGCCGCGTGAAGAGAATGATGCTATGTGGTCACTGTAATCTATTCCACCAACTCCAATGACATCACTTTGATCTGCTGGATTGTTGAGGGTGCCATAGAGCGGTCCATCATTTCCGATTGCCGAGACCATTATTATGTTATTTGCAGTCAATTCCCATACCTGGAAAAGGTTTTTTGGGGATTATTAACTCCATTTCTGGCTACAACTACCATGTATTAGTTTTGAAACATCCACAATAGACATTCAAGATCTAAGAGAAAGTTAATAGGATTAAGCATTAAGGAAGTATTATAAGGaaattcattataaaacgCAACTCCAGCTTTCAGTTGGTCAATTTTAATGGACATCAGTTGAAAAAGCAAAGCTACATAATGTTGACACATCCAACATAGGGCAATAAAGGCCACTTAGCTACATAGGTCGCAGAATCAGAAATTCATCTAATCTTAGAGGCAAAACTTAGCAATTATTCTATGTCTATCATCAGCACCATCTTAATAGGTTTGTACATGGTAGATATAAAACTTTATCTATTAGTACGATCACCAGGTAAAGCAGAAGGCAAGCATTTGCCAGAAGAAATTAAGAGAATCGAACCTTCTCCACAAATGGTAGATCCAGGTAATCAGGTCCACCGATGCTCAAATTAAGCACATCCATTTTCATTGCAATTGCGTAATTAAAAGCATCAAGAAACCATGACGTGTATGATACCTGCAATAGGCTGAATACAAAATTCTCATCTTCTAGCCAAAAGTGATAGATAAATAACTAATCGGTAGGAAAATCTATCTTGCAGCAcaatgaaatttattaaaactCTATGAATGTCTTCTTCATGTCCAACTCCAGCAAGCATTACCTGTGCATCTGTAAATACACGATAGGCGTATATCTCAGTGTCAGGTGCAAACCCTAAGCACTCCCCATCTATACCAGCAATGACACCAGCAACAAACGTCCCATGACCAAGATTGTCATTTAAAGTGTCCTCATTCGTCCAATTGGTGCGTTCCTAGGAATAATCCAGAATTTAGATACAATCAGTAACAACTTAATCTAGCAGCACAGGCCTCActgaattataagaaatgtCACCCTTAAATAAACGAAATAATCATGAGATAACACAAAATATTAATACTGAAGGCCTTATTCTACCAGCATTCAACCAGTATACCTTAATATTCCGAAAATGAGGATGATCAGCTCGAATTCCCGTGTCAAATATCGCCATCTTGACTTTCTTACCAGTATACCCTTTTCTCCAGAGTGCATCAGCCCCAAATAACGAGGTAACTTGAGATCTCTACAATAGGTAGCAGAAAACAATTAAAAGATATTGACATAAGATCACGGAGATGATACACAGTGGCTTCCATCTGCAAAAACCGAGAAAACTGTTTCTTCTATTGAAGTCATTGGGTTGTGCTTCTCAATTTATTCTATTGCAAATCGCTGAACTTTCATTATAATAATCACGAAACCTTCCCTTCTCGTTCCATTATCAGCCCCTGTAACAAGATTTTCCCACAAACCTACAACATACAGATCATAACACTAACTTTGACAAGCTTCAGTCATTTAAGTGGCAAGAACTATGAGTACAACAGAAAACAAACTCCAGAATATGAGTATGAGCTTATGATGAACGGTCCTTTTGCCGGCGAAGAGCACACAGCATTTAATGGTTATATGAATTTGCATCTTCCTGCCATTTATTAAGCTTTTGAAGTTGGCGGTTACAAAACTTGCCTGCATCAGTAGATGGCGGCCCCAATGAATGGAGGAATTGCTAATCTGAGAGTGGTGCTCGTCCTCTCCCTCGCTGAACGACATAGAAGTGAAAATCTTTCCCGGCCGCTTCTTGCCATCAACGAATGCGCCAAGCCTGCGTTGACTTTCCTGGAGCACATTCCTCTTATAGGCAGAATCCACATTCACGTCCTTCACGAAGTCCAATCTCTCAATCTCCTTGATCACAACTTCCTTCACGGAATCCTCGACGGACACCAATCCAAAGTCGGTAGGGAATCTGGCGGCAGGATTTCGGCGCTGGATCCACTGCCAGCCCCGGGACTGAACGGAGGATTCGAGGAAGGTCCGGTGATCGCCGGCGAGCTTGTAGCGAGTGAATCGGACGACGTAGTTGGTCCAATTGGAGCGATCAGTTTCGGTTTGCGAGGGAGTTAGATTCACGCTTTTCAGGGAGCTGAGGTCGGGCTTGAgatggaggagagagagggagaggagagcTACGAGGAGAGACGGACAGAGATAGGTACCGGCGGCGTACATGGCCATGTTAGTGAGACGGAGCTGGCGACGATGGTACTACAGGTTGATCGAAA from Punica granatum isolate Tunisia-2019 chromosome 3, ASM765513v2, whole genome shotgun sequence includes:
- the LOC116199347 gene encoding ras-related protein Rab7, which translates into the protein MASRRRMLLKVIILGDSGVGKTSLMNQYVNKKFSNQYKATIGADFLTKEVQFEDRLFTLQIWDTAGQERFQSLGVAFYRGADCCVLVYDVNVMKSFENLNHWREEFLIQASPSDPENFPFVVLGNKVDIDGGNSRVVSEKKAKAWCASKGNIPYFETSAKEGFNVEAAFQCIAKNALKNEPEEEIYLPDTIDVAGGQQQRSSGCEC
- the LOC116199341 gene encoding subtilisin-like protease SBT6.1 isoform X1, yielding MAMYAAGTYLCPSLLVALLSLSLLHLKPDLSSLKSVNLTPSQTETDRSNWTNYVVRFTRYKLAGDHRTFLESSVQSRGWQWIQRRNPAARFPTDFGLVSVEDSVKEVVIKEIERLDFVKDVNVDSAYKRNVLQESQRRLGAFVDGKKRPGKIFTSMSFSEGEDEHHSQISNSSIHWGRHLLMQRSQVTSLFGADALWRKGYTGKKVKMAIFDTGIRADHPHFRNIKERTNWTNEDTLNDNLGHGTFVAGVIAGIDGECLGFAPDTEIYAYRVFTDAQVSYTSWFLDAFNYAIAMKMDVLNLSIGGPDYLDLPFVEKVWELTANNIIMVSAIGNDGPLYGTLNNPADQSDVIGVGGIDYSDHIASFSSRGMSTWEIPHGYGRVKPDVVAYGRDIMGSKISTGCKSLSGTSVASPVVAGVVCLLVSIIPESKRKEILNPASMKQALVEGAAKLSGPNMYEQGAGRVNLLESYEILKSYEPRASIFPGVLDHTDCPYSWPFCRQPLYAGAMPVIFNTTILNGMGVVGRLEGSPTWHPLTDDGNLLSIHFTYSKVIWPWSGYLALHMQIKEEGAQFSGVIEGNVTVKVSSPPGQGEKIPRRSTCVLQLKLKVVPTPPRSKRILWDQFHSIKYPPGYIPRDSLDVRNDILDWHGDHLHTNFHLLFNMLRDSGYYIETLGSPLTCFDARQYGTLLLVDLEDEYFEEEIEKLRIDVINSGLGLAVFADWYNVDTMVKMRFFDDNTRSWWTPVTGGANIPALNNLLAPFGIAFGDKILNGDFSMDGEQTRYASGADIARFPAGGYIHSFPFQDTSESGATQNVLLTNSMGDSPILGLIGAGQGRIAVYGDSNCLDSSHMVTNCYWLLSKILDFTNGNIKDPVLFSPSVKQDKPLFLEDNQLPSRRTDVNFSTYSHVVEKDLVCGNDSRFEVWGTKGYNIQVLGRNKVLPGYPVIDVGRGLNSTSDGSKLREKGNIDGNRYLSGLYWDEVDAPLVPSHWLAPAVITLAGILLFLSFWRIRQRRRRRRKGPASGRLGNI
- the LOC116199341 gene encoding subtilisin-like protease SBT6.1 isoform X2; amino-acid sequence: MHSLLQVSYTSWFLDAFNYAIAMKMDVLNLSIGGPDYLDLPFVEKVWELTANNIIMVSAIGNDGPLYGTLNNPADQSDVIGVGGIDYSDHIASFSSRGMSTWEIPHGYGRVKPDVVAYGRDIMGSKISTGCKSLSGTSVASPVVAGVVCLLVSIIPESKRKEILNPASMKQALVEGAAKLSGPNMYEQGAGRVNLLESYEILKSYEPRASIFPGVLDHTDCPYSWPFCRQPLYAGAMPVIFNTTILNGMGVVGRLEGSPTWHPLTDDGNLLSIHFTYSKVIWPWSGYLALHMQIKEEGAQFSGVIEGNVTVKVSSPPGQGEKIPRRSTCVLQLKLKVVPTPPRSKRILWDQFHSIKYPPGYIPRDSLDVRNDILDWHGDHLHTNFHLLFNMLRDSGYYIETLGSPLTCFDARQYGTLLLVDLEDEYFEEEIEKLRIDVINSGLGLAVFADWYNVDTMVKMRFFDDNTRSWWTPVTGGANIPALNNLLAPFGIAFGDKILNGDFSMDGEQTRYASGADIARFPAGGYIHSFPFQDTSESGATQNVLLTNSMGDSPILGLIGAGQGRIAVYGDSNCLDSSHMVTNCYWLLSKILDFTNGNIKDPVLFSPSVKQDKPLFLEDNQLPSRRTDVNFSTYSHVVEKDLVCGNDSRFEVWGTKGYNIQVLGRNKVLPGYPVIDVGRGLNSTSDGSKLREKGNIDGNRYLSGLYWDEVDAPLVPSHWLAPAVITLAGILLFLSFWRIRQRRRRRRKGPASGRLGNI